The Geitlerinema sp. PCC 9228 genome has a segment encoding these proteins:
- a CDS encoding WD40 repeat domain-containing protein: protein MTATSTNKDKDNVFSDAQFHTSFTHGVGALMKTLWGHADNVTAVAVAGNGRYVVSAADDRTIKIWDIETGDNLRTLEGHSDWIRGIAIAPDSRKIISASDDRTLKIWDWETGEVLHALTTHTAWVRAVAVTPDGKQVISGSSDNTIKIWDIETGVELGTLEGHVGVVRSLAVSSDGRRLVSASFDDTLKVWDLPAQRLLFTLRGHQDTVRDVVLTSDGKRAFSASQDTTIKAWNLETRQELYTLHGHTHTVRSLVLAPGEEQLFSASDDGTIGAWHLASKQQLYSLSAHQPSPPVNPPNTVRSIALSPDGTKLVSSGSDRAVRIWNLAPAAKLRVCCAHSDKVLSLAFTPDARYVASAAFDQTVKVWNLETGVADLVFDHHTAEVQAVALCNDISGYYAVSGGRDSTLRVWHASTGSELWSVKGNSWIRSIALTPDNRYAIAGTLNHVVKVWDLQRRRERYSLLGHESSVQVVAVTPDGSKAISGSVDQTLKIWDLQTGEKLRTLYGHGATVRAIALTPDSKQVISGASDGQLRVWDLATGTKLAVVSAHEGRVRGLAMFPDGQHLVSVSEDRTLKVWDTTTWRVVSHFTSGNALWCCAIAPDGSQIVAGEANGQIYWLPGHRTTS, encoded by the coding sequence ATGACGGCAACATCCACCAATAAAGATAAAGATAATGTCTTTTCAGACGCTCAATTTCATACCAGCTTTACCCACGGTGTGGGCGCTTTGATGAAAACTTTATGGGGGCATGCGGACAATGTCACGGCAGTAGCCGTTGCCGGCAACGGTCGGTATGTTGTGTCGGCGGCGGACGATCGCACGATAAAAATTTGGGATATTGAAACCGGCGACAATTTGCGTACGTTGGAGGGTCATTCCGATTGGATCCGGGGCATTGCGATCGCACCAGATAGCCGTAAAATTATCTCCGCTAGCGACGATCGCACCTTAAAAATCTGGGATTGGGAAACAGGAGAGGTTTTGCATGCCCTAACAACGCACACCGCTTGGGTACGGGCAGTTGCCGTTACCCCCGATGGCAAGCAGGTGATTTCCGGTTCTTCCGACAATACAATCAAAATTTGGGATATCGAAACGGGGGTGGAACTAGGTACCTTGGAAGGTCACGTAGGGGTCGTGCGATCGCTGGCGGTTTCTAGCGACGGTCGGCGATTGGTGTCGGCTTCCTTCGACGATACCCTGAAGGTTTGGGATTTGCCCGCCCAGCGGCTGCTGTTTACCCTACGGGGTCACCAGGATACGGTGCGGGATGTGGTCCTCACCAGCGACGGCAAACGGGCATTTTCCGCTTCTCAAGATACCACCATCAAAGCTTGGAATCTGGAGACCCGGCAGGAGCTGTATACCCTACATGGGCACACTCACACCGTGCGATCGCTGGTACTGGCACCAGGGGAAGAACAGCTATTTTCCGCCAGCGACGATGGCACGATTGGTGCTTGGCACCTCGCCAGCAAGCAGCAACTGTACTCTCTGAGTGCCCACCAACCATCTCCCCCGGTCAATCCACCCAATACCGTACGGTCAATCGCCCTCAGCCCAGATGGCACGAAACTCGTCTCCAGCGGTAGCGATCGCGCAGTTCGCATTTGGAATTTAGCCCCCGCCGCCAAATTGCGGGTCTGTTGCGCTCATAGCGATAAGGTTTTAAGTTTGGCATTTACCCCGGATGCCCGATATGTTGCCTCGGCAGCTTTCGACCAAACCGTAAAAGTTTGGAATTTAGAAACCGGGGTGGCAGATTTGGTTTTTGACCACCATACTGCTGAAGTGCAGGCAGTTGCCCTATGCAACGATATCTCCGGCTACTATGCCGTCTCCGGCGGTCGCGACAGTACTCTGCGGGTTTGGCATGCAAGCACCGGCAGCGAATTGTGGTCTGTGAAGGGAAATTCCTGGATTCGCAGCATTGCCCTCACCCCAGACAACCGCTACGCGATCGCGGGCACTCTCAACCACGTGGTCAAAGTTTGGGATTTGCAACGGCGTCGGGAACGCTATTCCCTGCTGGGTCACGAAAGTTCCGTACAGGTGGTTGCCGTTACCCCCGATGGCAGCAAAGCCATTTCCGGTTCCGTGGACCAAACGTTGAAAATTTGGGACTTGCAAACCGGGGAAAAACTGCGAACCCTTTACGGTCATGGTGCCACCGTGCGGGCGATCGCCCTCACCCCAGACAGCAAACAAGTGATTTCTGGAGCTTCCGACGGGCAACTGCGGGTTTGGGATCTAGCCACCGGCACCAAGCTTGCTGTGGTTTCCGCCCATGAAGGTCGGGTTCGCGGTTTGGCAATGTTCCCCGATGGTCAGCATCTGGTATCGGTCTCCGAAGACCGAACTTTAAAAGTTTGGGATACCACTACCTGGCGCGTGGTTTCTCACTTCACCAGCGGCAATGCCCTATGGTGTTGCGCGATCGCCCCTGACGGCAGTCAAATCGTTGCCGGAGAAGCAAACGGACAGATTTATTGGCTGCCAGGGCATAGAACCACTAGCTAA
- a CDS encoding HAD hydrolase-like protein: MPDIQIVVFDFNGTIVDTVRSTQQVLEQLQLQFQDTTGSDRTFPYLDRVPFPEPSFLQTTHLYPHQIPQIIHKIKQDLTKKTEKLISNPDIGYVVRELAGTELSLGVLTSAPASNVLHFINQQEFGECLDFLYSRVPIWGKPKVLSALLKNASLPGESLLYVTSDITNIKAVGASQVQIAAGTWGFSKRAELETYHPTYIIDSPKEVLPIIGQPVGNQEVDGEMEK; the protein is encoded by the coding sequence ATGCCCGATATTCAAATTGTCGTTTTCGATTTTAACGGTACGATTGTCGATACGGTACGCTCTACACAGCAGGTCTTGGAACAATTGCAGCTGCAGTTCCAAGATACAACTGGCAGCGATCGCACGTTTCCTTACCTCGATCGAGTACCTTTTCCAGAACCTTCTTTTCTCCAAACAACTCATTTATATCCCCATCAAATTCCACAAATCATCCACAAAATCAAACAAGACCTTACCAAAAAAACGGAAAAACTGATTTCCAATCCAGATATAGGCTATGTTGTGCGAGAGCTTGCTGGTACGGAGTTGTCTTTGGGCGTTCTCACATCCGCGCCGGCTAGCAATGTTTTGCATTTTATCAACCAACAAGAGTTTGGCGAGTGCCTGGATTTTCTCTACTCCCGGGTTCCCATCTGGGGCAAACCAAAAGTGCTCTCTGCCTTGCTTAAAAATGCTTCTCTGCCTGGCGAATCCCTTTTATACGTTACTTCTGATATTACCAATATCAAAGCCGTGGGTGCTTCCCAAGTGCAAATTGCTGCTGGTACCTGGGGATTTAGCAAGCGCGCCGAACTAGAAACGTACCATCCAACTTATATTATTGATTCTCCTAAGGAGGTTTTGCCCATTATCGGACAGCCGGTGGGGAATCAAGAAGTGGATGGAGAGATGGAGAAATAA